A window of Saimiri boliviensis isolate mSaiBol1 chromosome 1, mSaiBol1.pri, whole genome shotgun sequence genomic DNA:
aaagagaatcagGAACAGTCCTgctgccccccccccaaaaaaaaatcaaacaagcaaacaaaaatgatatATCTACTGtaaatttcttctgaaatttttctAGACATCAGTCCTATCCCCTGTTCAGTTTTTACccgtttctttcctttttcctcagtACTCTGAGAACAAACCAAAAGGCATTCTAGAATGCTTTTTTCACCAATCAGAAGTAGTGGAATGAAATCCAAGCCCTACATAGAAGATACAGAactctatttcttcatcttcccTCATACCTGATACCTAAAAGTAGTTCTCATCTTAtaactgaatttttcatttcccaAACCGTTCTATAAAcatctttttattgttaagtcTTAACAGTACTCTGATCAGGTGagtatgtttattttatcttgAGTAAAccgaagattttaaaaatcaaattctttATCTGTGGTTTTTACTTCTCTTAGAAACTAATGTACAGGAAACCAATTCATGAGaacttgagaaattatttttacattcatatcAAGCCACCCACCATGGATATGTGGTTCCGATCCATACATCCCTACTTGTCTCACATTTTAGCCCTATGACAGCATCATGTGTATCAGTTCCTTTCTGCCCTGTTCCTCCCACTTCTGAGAAGGGTAAAGTTACTGGTATATGACCTGGGAGGTATCTGACCATCTTGATGCTACGTTTTGGCATATAATGTCAAGATATTCAACTTTTATGCTGAACTAGGTTGTAATTTGTTTGAGCTGCTTTGTTTTTCAAAGCTTTTCAGGAGCAAAGGAgttcgggtgcagtggctcatgcctgtaatccctgcactttgggaggttgaggcgggtggattacttgagatcaggagttttcGAGCAggttggccaacatagtgaaaccctgtctcaactaaaaataataaaaactcggtgtggtggcgcgcacctgtgatcccagctacttgggagcctgaagcaggagaatgcttgaacctgggaggcggaggttgcagtgacccaaatGTGCccttactgcactccagcttgggcaacagagcgagactcaatctcagacaaaaaagttaaaaaaagagcaaaggaaaTACTCAGGACAAGATAATCTGGTAagaattttttcccttctttgcaGAGCATCCTATTTTGTCAACCTAATGAAGCattcaaagaagacatatgacTCTTTTCAAGATGAACTTGAAGATTATATTAAAGTACAGAAAGCCAGAGGCTTAGAGCCAAAGACTTGTTTCAGAAAGATGAGAGAAGACTATTTGGAAACCTGTGGGTACAAAGGAGAGGTTGATTCCAGATGCACGTATAGAATGTTTAGTCAAAGACTCCCGTCTGAAACCATCCAGACCTACCCAAGATCATGCAATATTTCACAAACAGTGGAAAATCAATTGCCTCAGTGGTTACCAGCCCATGACATCAGATTGAGACAAGACTCTTTGAGCTACTGTCAGTTCACCAGGAACTGTTTCTCAGAAAAACCAGTACCCTTAAACTTTAATCAGCAAGAATATATTTGTGGCTCACATGGTGTAGAATCTAGAGTTTATAAGCACTTCTCCTCAGATAACAGTACCGGTACCCATCAAGCCAGTCACAAACAGATGcatcagaaaaggaaaaggcacccagaggaaggcagagaaaaatcAGGGGAGGAGCGGGCCaagcataagagaaaaaaaagttgtgaGGAAATTGATTTAGACAAACACAAGAGcatccaaagaaagaaaacagaggtaGAAACAGAAACCATACATGTCAGTACAGAAAAGCTTAAGAAtcggaaggagaaaaaaagccaaGATGTAGTCTATAAGAAAGAGGAACGTAAGCAtacgaaaaagaaaaaggaacaaggcCAAGAAaggacagaggaggaaatgcTTTGGGACCAGTCTATTCTTGGATTTTGAAGCTTTCAAAGTTGGTTCTCCCAAAGTTAAATTGAAAATATAGTTGAGAGCATGGTTTTATGATGTCCATGTTCATATCACTTGTCTTTTATGAATATGATCTTTAATTTCTAACAAAGGCCGAACAGAAAGTGTTTAGCATGCTTGCTCTCcaacatagaaattatttttcctcattttctaaaAGCGTTATTACGTTTTTCTCAAGTGTAATTTCTTTTAATGAAAGTGGCTCTGCTTTTATTAATCAAATTGCTTTGATGGTGGAATTATTTTCTCTTGGGAAGTTACTTATTTTAAGAGGATTAATGGACCTTGCAGAATCTATTTCTAGATTGAGTTTGTTACAGTTTTGAGTTGggtattttatgtttattggttTTTCTCTAtggcaatttttttctcctttcttagaTCTAACTTGCAGTGTATTTTCTAAGCTGGAAAgtggaaaatgaaatacattataataataataagcttaGGTTACATCGAGTTTCTAAAGTTTCAAAGAATATTGATACAAAATCAGTTTATATTctggaaatatttataataaagtattataaTTTCTACATGTTGTTCTGTGTCAATCTTTTCCAATTTAACAATGATTTTTCTCTTGGGAGAAGAAGAGAATAACTTGGCAGTTTATACTTAAGAGGCAAGATCTAAGTTGTTAAAATTCCTTGTCTGTTATACCTTGCTTATTCATATTTGAACCTGGTTTTTAAGGCAGAAATCTATGACTGACTGCTACAGGACCCCACCACTTACCCCAAGTTGGCCTTTGGTTTGGGGATTTCCTCACTATATTCCCTTCAGTGGTCGTCAGAATGATGTTACAGGAAAGGTGTCCAAATCCACACCCCAAGAGAGTgttcttggatctcacgcaaGAAACAATTCAAGGCAAGTCCacagaataaagtgaaagcaa
This region includes:
- the KRCC1 gene encoding lysine-rich coiled-coil protein 1 isoform X1, whose amino-acid sequence is MRASYFVNLMKHSKKTYDSFQDELEDYIKVQKARGLEPKTCFRKMREDYLETCGYKGEVDSRCTYRMFSQRLPSETIQTYPRSCNISQTVENQLPQWLPAHDIRLRQDSLSYCQFTRNCFSEKPVPLNFNQQEYICGSHGVESRVYKHFSSDNSTGTHQASHKQMHQKRKRHPEEGREKSGEERAKHKRKKSCEEIDLDKHKSIQRKKTEVETETIHVSTEKLKNRKEKKSQDVVYKKEERKHTKKKKEQGQERTEEEMLWDQSILGF
- the KRCC1 gene encoding lysine-rich coiled-coil protein 1 isoform X2; translation: MKHSKKTYDSFQDELEDYIKVQKARGLEPKTCFRKMREDYLETCGYKGEVDSRCTYRMFSQRLPSETIQTYPRSCNISQTVENQLPQWLPAHDIRLRQDSLSYCQFTRNCFSEKPVPLNFNQQEYICGSHGVESRVYKHFSSDNSTGTHQASHKQMHQKRKRHPEEGREKSGEERAKHKRKKSCEEIDLDKHKSIQRKKTEVETETIHVSTEKLKNRKEKKSQDVVYKKEERKHTKKKKEQGQERTEEEMLWDQSILGF